ACCGCCTTGACGTGACCGGCGTTCTCCGCGATCAACGCGATCACGGCAGGCAGGACCAGCAGGATGGCCGCGATCGAGAAGGACGGCGCGTGCCAGCCGACGACGTCACCCTCGGTGTGCGGCGGGAAGCCGATCCAGTTCGCCGCCTCGACACCGTCCCAGTTCACGCGCCAGTGCGTCGTCTCCTTGGCGGCAGCGGCGTCGTACGAGGTGATCTGGCCGAAGATGCGGTCGAACACCCAGGACAGGGCGTAACCGAACAGCAGTGCAAGGAAAATCGCGATCCGGCCGAGGAAGCCCCGGACGCCGACCGCGACCACGATGACGAACACCATCGTGATCAGCGCGATCCACTGGTCCTGCGGCCAGTACGTACCGGCCACCACCGGGGCGAGGTTGAACCCGATCAGCATGACGACGGCACCGGTGACGACCGGCGGCAGCACGCTGTAGATCGCTCTCGAGCCGACGAAGTGGATCAGCACACCGACGAGCGCGAGCACCACGCCGGCGACGAGGATCGCGCCGGTCACCTCGGCTGAGTCGCCGCCCTGCGCGCGGATCGCCGCCACGCCGCCGACGAACGACGCCGACGTGCCCAGGTAGCTGGGGACCTTGCCGCTGACGATCAGCAGGAAGAGGATCGTCGCGATACCGCTCATCATGATCGCGAGCTGCGGGTTCAGCCCCATGATCAGCGGGAAGACGAACGTCGCTCCGAACATCGCGACCACGTGCTGGGCGCCGAGGCCGACCGTCCGGGGCCACGAGAGCCGTTCTTCCGGACGGACGACCTCGCCCGGCGGCGGTGCTTTGCCTCCGTGTACGACACTCCACCCAAAGAGAGCCATGGCCCGAACCCCTTCTCAGCCGCCCCGGTGTGAGGGCGGTCCAGGGCCACCCTCGGAGGATGACGACGAATATCCGGCCACGGTGACCTGGGTCTCATGGTCAAGACAACACCGACTCGGGCCTCGTCCCTTGGCGGAAACTGCCCAGGGGGTGGTCGATCTGTCAGTGATTGTCGCCCGCGTGACGCGATAGCAACACGTACGACACGAGTCTGAGCGACGCTCGGCCGGTTCGACCGCAGTCACAGCGGTATCAATTGAACCGGACGTAAGACCTAGCGTCGGTACCACTATGGGAATTACCGGACGCGCAGCTTTCGTCCGGCTGGTAGTGCTGGCAGCACTGTGGGGTTCGAGTTTTCTGTGGGCCGCCATCGCGCTGCGGGGCCTCCCGCCGGGCGTCCTCACCGTGGTCCGGCTCGCGCTGGGCTCGGCGCTGTTGCTCGCGATCTGCCGAATCCGCGGCGTCCGGATCCCCGCCGAGCCGCGCGTCTGGGTGCACCTCGGCGTGCTGGCCGCGATCGGCCACGTGATCCCGCTGCTCCTGTTCGCCCACGCGGTGCGGTCGATCGACTCGCACGTCGGCGGCACGCTGAACGCCACCACGCCGCTCTGGACGCTCGCCATCGGTGTCTGTCTGGGCACTTCCGGGCGGATTCCCGGGCGGTACGTCGCCGGCCTGCTCGCCGGCCTGGTCGGCACGCTGCTGGTGGTCGGCGCCTGGCCACCCGGCGATCGCCTGCCGGTCGTCCCGACAGTGCTCGGCATGATCGCAGCGGCCAGCTACGGCGCCAGCTACATCTACATCGATCGATACATGGCGCGCGTCGACCGGCCGCCGATCGCGCTCGCCGCCGGACAGCTGGTGGCCGGCACCGCGCTCGCGCTGATCGCGCTCCCGGTCGCCGGCCCGCACTCGCTGGACGGCGTCCGGCTGGGGCCGGACGTCATCGTCGCCACGATCGCGTTGGGCGCGTTCTGCACCGGCATGGCGACCGTGCTCAACATCCGCCAGGTAGCGGACGTCGGGCCGGCGGCGTCGGTCGTGGTCTATTTGTTGCCCGTAGTGGCCGCGGTGCTCGGCTGGTTGGTGCTGGACGAGCAGATCACGCCGAGCACGATCGTCGGCACCGCGGTCGTACTGGTCGGCGTCGCACTGATTCGGACACCGCGGCGTCCGACGACCGACGACCGCGGCGAGCCGGGCACCCAGCAGCGGCCGCAGGTCCCGACGAATTCCTGACGGTCGAAACTTCAGCTTAGGAGAGCACCAGGGTGGTAGCGGTCCACAACTACGAGTTGGGCCTGGTCTGGACGGGTAACCAGGGCACCGGAACCAGCGCGTACCGGGCGTACAGCCGGTCGCACGAGGTGACCTCGGAGGGCCGACCTCCCCTGCTGGGGTCGTCCGACCCCGCGTTCCGGGGTGAAACCGACCGCTGGAATCCCGAACTCCTGCTGCTCGCAGCGCTCTCCGGGTGTCATCTGATGTCGTACCTGCACGTCTGCGTCGAGGCCGGAGTGATCGTCAGCGCATACGCCGACACACCGACCGGGTCGATGACGCAGACGCCGGGCGGCGGTGGGCGCTTCACCGAGGTCGTTCTGCACCCCCGGGTGACGCTGGCCCGGGACAGCGCGGGGAAGCAGGACCTCGCGAGCCGCCTGCACCGCGACGCCAGCGCCCGCTGCTTCATCGCGGCCTCGGTGAACTTCCCGGTCCACCACGAGCCAACGGTCGTCGTCGCCGACCGCTGACGCAGGCCCGGCCGCCCGCGTGCCCTACAACCCGCGGATCTCCAAGACGCGAAGGGCGAGTGCTAGGTCGAGGCGGAGAGCGGCGTCGTCGGTGAACGGACCGACCAGCTTCTCCAGCTTCGTGATCCGGTACCGCAGCGTGTTGTAGTGGAAATGCAGCCGCCGCGCGGCCTCGGCCACCGTGCAGTTCGTCTCCAGCAGCACCGCCAGCGTCCGCCGCAGGTCCGCGTTCTCCGGCGTGTCCGCCGCCAGCTCGCCGAGCACCTCCTCGACGAACCCGCGCAGCTCCGCGGTGTCCGGGATCAGCGACAGCAGTCGGTGCACGCCCAGGCGGTCGAAGCTCGCCCGAGCGCCGTCGCCGTGCAGCCGACGCCCGATCCGGACCGCCTTCCGCGCCTGCTCGTACGCCCGCGGCAGCTCCTGCGGGGTCAACGCCGGCCGGGAGATGCCCAGCGAGAACGACCGCCGTCCTCCGCCCCCGTCACCGACGACCTGCCGTACGAGTTCGTTGACCGCCCGCTCGATCACGTCGGCGCCCCCACCCCCGGACGGCAGCCCGAGCAGAACGACGACCTCCTGGTTGAAGTTGACGACCGGTGCCTTCGGGTCGCGCCACCGCACCACCGACTGCCACGCGGTGGCGAACCGCTCCTGCACCGGACGCAGCTCCGGGGCCGCCCCACTGGGCACCGTGACCGGGTCGAGCTCGGCGACCACCGCCACCAACGGCCGCTCGACGTCCCAGCCGAGCGTCCGCGCGTGCGCGACCGCGGTCGGCACGTCCTCCACCCTGCCGGTAAGGAGGTCGCGGAGGAAGTCCGCCCGGTACTTGCCCTCGACCGCGTCGATCGCCAGCTGTTTGGTCACCGCCAGCGCGGCCACGGTG
Above is a genomic segment from Cryptosporangium minutisporangium containing:
- a CDS encoding uracil-xanthine permease family protein; the protein is MALFGWSVVHGGKAPPPGEVVRPEERLSWPRTVGLGAQHVVAMFGATFVFPLIMGLNPQLAIMMSGIATILFLLIVSGKVPSYLGTSASFVGGVAAIRAQGGDSAEVTGAILVAGVVLALVGVLIHFVGSRAIYSVLPPVVTGAVVMLIGFNLAPVVAGTYWPQDQWIALITMVFVIVVAVGVRGFLGRIAIFLALLFGYALSWVFDRIFGQITSYDAAAAKETTHWRVNWDGVEAANWIGFPPHTEGDVVGWHAPSFSIAAILLVLPAVIALIAENAGHVKAVAEMTGDDLDPVMGRAIAGDGVGTVIASAVGGSPTTTYAENIGVMAATRVYSTAAYYVAAIVAILFGFSPKFGAVVSATPGGVLGGITVVLYGMIGLLGAKIWKENRVDFANPINLVPAAAGIIIGIGGVSLVFTDDFSLSGIALGTIVTVAGFHLAKAIAPPHLKEMWLAERTPRPTSDDDGAAETAAGKDAGGAILVVDEPGAYKEP
- a CDS encoding PucR family transcriptional regulator — translated: MPSANLTASPVGLPVRDVLEASSLAGARVLAGEAGLDRVVQRLNVMEVPDILPWVKPHELLLTTGYPLRNNPTDLVDLVRELDERGLAALAVKLHRYLDELPAEVLAEADRRGFPIIEVAEAVGFDDILNEVLSALLHRQAAVLARSDEVHRALVSVVLEGGGLNDLAAELTRILGGPVIVTTPDGRVIARAGDQDGLSDTGCFDPTGRFRVDDEPTGVRPHEGGFHTTVPVVAGRIDHGRIVAFSDAPLDAADVYSLERAATVAALAVTKQLAIDAVEGKYRADFLRDLLTGRVEDVPTAVAHARTLGWDVERPLVAVVAELDPVTVPSGAAPELRPVQERFATAWQSVVRWRDPKAPVVNFNQEVVVLLGLPSGGGGADVIERAVNELVRQVVGDGGGGRRSFSLGISRPALTPQELPRAYEQARKAVRIGRRLHGDGARASFDRLGVHRLLSLIPDTAELRGFVEEVLGELAADTPENADLRRTLAVLLETNCTVAEAARRLHFHYNTLRYRITKLEKLVGPFTDDAALRLDLALALRVLEIRGL
- a CDS encoding DMT family transporter — translated: MGITGRAAFVRLVVLAALWGSSFLWAAIALRGLPPGVLTVVRLALGSALLLAICRIRGVRIPAEPRVWVHLGVLAAIGHVIPLLLFAHAVRSIDSHVGGTLNATTPLWTLAIGVCLGTSGRIPGRYVAGLLAGLVGTLLVVGAWPPGDRLPVVPTVLGMIAAASYGASYIYIDRYMARVDRPPIALAAGQLVAGTALALIALPVAGPHSLDGVRLGPDVIVATIALGAFCTGMATVLNIRQVADVGPAASVVVYLLPVVAAVLGWLVLDEQITPSTIVGTAVVLVGVALIRTPRRPTTDDRGEPGTQQRPQVPTNS
- a CDS encoding OsmC family protein yields the protein MVAVHNYELGLVWTGNQGTGTSAYRAYSRSHEVTSEGRPPLLGSSDPAFRGETDRWNPELLLLAALSGCHLMSYLHVCVEAGVIVSAYADTPTGSMTQTPGGGGRFTEVVLHPRVTLARDSAGKQDLASRLHRDASARCFIAASVNFPVHHEPTVVVADR